The genome window TCGCTTTGATCGAAATCCAGGCCGGAGATGATCATTAGCTCGCCCGGTGCGCTTTCAATAGGCTGCATCCAACGCACGCTGCCGCCATAGAACTTGCGGTTGAATTGCACCACGCCGCCGCCACGCTCGTTGGCGGGTGTGCCTCTTGGAATCGACAAATACTGAATCACACTCCGACGCCCCGTATACCCATTCACCTGCAACGTCGCATCGCCGAAGTACCGCTCGTAATTCATGCCCAATTGCTGATGATCGATACTTTTGCGCGTGTTGTACGTCAGCGCGTTGGCGCTCACCGAGCGTGGGTCAGCCTTGTACGCCGCCCACGTCTGCCCCAGTGGGTCCTGGGTGCCGTTCTGTTCCAGGCTGCTGTAGATCAGCGCCAGCTTGCTGTCGTCATCCGGCTGGACGTTGAGCTTGGCGAAGGTCTGGTCGCGGCGTGCGCTGCTGTGGTCGCGGTAGCCGTTGGTGTCCATGCGCGAAGCGTCAAGCACGAAGCCGGCGCCGTTGGTCGCGCCTTCGGCGCTCAGGTGGTTCTTGTTCAGGCCGTCGCTGCCCACCAGGGTCTCGGCGCCAATGCGCGGCGGGCCTTCGCCGTCGCGGGAGAACATCTGGATCACGCCGCCGGCATTGCTGCCATACAGGGTGGCGGCAGGGCCACGCAGCACTTCGATGCGTTCGGCTGTGTCGAGGTTGAAGGTGGCCGCCTGGCCCTGGCCGTCCGGAGTGCTGGCGGGGATGCCGTCGGCAATCAGCTTGATGCCGCGCACACCGAACGCCGAGCGGGCGCCGAAGCCGCGGGAGGAAATCTGCAGGTCCTGGGCATAGTTCTGGCGGTTCTGCACCACCAGGCCGGGCACGCGGGACAGGGCCTCGGAGGCGTTGATGCCCATTTGGCCGTCGCTGATCTGTTCACGGCTGATGCCGTCCACCGAGTACGGCAGGTCGAAGGTCGGGCTGGCGCTGCGCGAGCCGGTGACCACGCTGGGGTCGAGCACCAGCGGGGCGTCGTCAGCCCGAGCGGCATCGCTCAGGGCGAACAGGCCAGGCAGCAACAAGGTGAAGCGGGCGAGGGTTTTCATCGGTCAGCTGGAATCCATGGCGCGCATAGGCGATAGACGCGTAAAGGGGCGCGAGTTTAGTGGCTCGGGCGATTTTTATCATTTGGGAATCGTCCTACGCTGCAAATCAGTGTTGCCGCTTTGGGTCACCTGCCCTTGCGATGTTAGCGTGGTCAGCCTTGGCAGTAACAATGGCTGATGGGCCATAAGGAGAGGGTCATGAGGAGGG of Pseudomonas azotoformans contains these proteins:
- a CDS encoding TonB-dependent receptor family protein, whose amino-acid sequence is MKTLARFTLLLPGLFALSDAARADDAPLVLDPSVVTGSRSASPTFDLPYSVDGISREQISDGQMGINASEALSRVPGLVVQNRQNYAQDLQISSRGFGARSAFGVRGIKLIADGIPASTPDGQGQAATFNLDTAERIEVLRGPAATLYGSNAGGVIQMFSRDGEGPPRIGAETLVGSDGLNKNHLSAEGATNGAGFVLDASRMDTNGYRDHSSARRDQTFAKLNVQPDDDSKLALIYSSLEQNGTQDPLGQTWAAYKADPRSVSANALTYNTRKSIDHQQLGMNYERYFGDATLQVNGYTGRRSVIQYLSIPRGTPANERGGGVVQFNRKFYGGSVRWMQPIESAPGELMIISGLDFDQSEDSRHGYQNYSGNTLGVKGQLRRDEIDTARSLDPYIQANWALDRWTLQAGVRHSTMQLDVDDQFLSNGDSSGNKTYQKNTPSMSVMYAFTPELHGYVSAGKGFETPTQAELAYAPGSVEGFNFGLKPSESTQYEVGLKAQLNNTRINAAVFQITTEDELVVYQSLGGRTSYQNAGRTLRRGFELGIESQLSEHWSANLAYTRLQATYDSDFVSGGNTAVDKGNYLPGVPQTTLFAELNWKPRDWVSTALEGMYRSQVYVEDTNSQHAAPAYSVFNWRARFEQKVEHWTFHQTLRLDNLLDRQYVGSVIVGDGNNRYYEAAPGRSWYAGAGAEYRF